In one Candidatus Equadaptatus faecalis genomic region, the following are encoded:
- the ybaK gene encoding Cys-tRNA(Pro) deacylase has product MAKQIKTNATRILETKKIPFELLEYDIDMELLSAEDAAAKTGIPEERTFKTLCARGDKHGILLACLPAGRELDFKALAAVSGNKSTELVPLKEVTPLTGYVRGGCSPIGTKKKYPVYIDASALAFDYITINAGHRGILFKMSPHDLVKATDAVTADILR; this is encoded by the coding sequence ATGGCAAAACAGATCAAGACGAACGCCACAAGAATACTTGAAACGAAAAAAATACCGTTTGAACTGCTTGAATATGACATAGATATGGAACTGCTCTCTGCGGAAGACGCGGCGGCAAAAACGGGCATACCTGAGGAACGCACCTTCAAAACGCTCTGCGCGCGCGGCGACAAACACGGCATACTGCTTGCCTGCCTTCCTGCGGGGCGAGAACTTGACTTCAAAGCTCTTGCAGCTGTCAGCGGCAACAAAAGCACGGAGCTTGTCCCGCTCAAAGAAGTAACGCCGCTTACGGGCTACGTCCGCGGAGGCTGTTCGCCGATAGGCACAAAGAAAAAATATCCCGTCTATATTGACGCGTCGGCGCTTGCGTTTGACTATATCACGATAAACGCGGGGCACAGAGGCATACTCTTCAAAATGTCGCCGCATGACCTCGTGAAAGCCACAGACGCCGTGACTGCTGACATACTGCGCTGA